A single region of the Procambarus clarkii isolate CNS0578487 chromosome 94, FALCON_Pclarkii_2.0, whole genome shotgun sequence genome encodes:
- the LOC138359991 gene encoding tetra-peptide repeat homeobox protein 1-like: MRMKQVEKHGKCTNEMNNHRVKWKDKAGPIVGPIVGPIVGPSVGPIVGPIVGPIAGPIVGPSVGPIVGPIVGPIVGPIVGPSVGPSVGPIVGPIVGPSVGPIVGPIVGPIVGPIVGPIVGPIVGSIVGPSVGPIVGPSVGPSVGPIVGPIVGPIVGPIVGPSVGPIVLPIVGRIVGAIVGPIVGPSVGPSVGPSVGPIVLPIVGPSVGPIVGPIVGPIVGPIVGPIVLPIVGPIVGPIVGPSVGPIVGPIVGPIVGPIVGPSVGPSVGPIVGPSVGPSVGPIVGPIVGPIVGPIVGPIVGPSVGPIVGPIVGPIVGPIVFPHLRCTTRT; this comes from the exons ATGCGCATGAAACAAGTGGAGAAACACGGCAAATGCACGAATGAGATGAATAATCACCGAGTGAAATGGAAAGATAAAGCAG GACCTATTGTAGGACCTATTGTAGGACCTATTGTAGGACCTAGTGTAGGACCTATTGTAGGACCTATTGTAGGACCTATTGCAGGACCTATTGTAGGACCTAGTGTAGGACCTATTGTAGGACCTATTGTAGGACCTATTGTAGGACCTATTGTAGGACCTAGTGTTGGACCTAGTGTAGGACCTATTGTAGGACCTATTGTAGGACCTAGTGTAGGACCTATTGTAGGACCTATTGTAGGACCTATTGTAGGACCTATTGTAGGACCTATTGTAGGACCTATTGTAGGATCTATTGTAGGACCTAGTGTAGGACCTATTGTAGGACCTAGTGTAGGACCTAGTGTAGGACCTATTGTAGGACCTATTGTAGGACCTATTGTAGGACCTATTGTAGGACCTAGTGTAGGACCTATTGTATTACCTATTGTAGGACGTATTGTAGGAGCTATTGTAGGACCTATTGTAGGACCTAGTGTAGGACCTAGTGTAGGACCTAGTGTAGGACCTATTGTATTACCTATTGTAGGACCTAGTGTAGGACCTATTGTAGGACCTATTGTAGGACCTATTGTAGGACCTATTGTAGGACCTATTGTATTACCTATTGTAGGACCTATTGTAGGACCTATTGTAGGACCTAGTGTAGGACCTATTGTAGGACCTATTGTAGGACCTATTGTAGGACCTATTGTAGGACCTAGTGTAGGACCTAGTGTAGGACCTATTGTAGGACCTAGTGTAGGACCTAGTGTAGGACCTATTGTAGGACCTATTGTAGGACCTATTGTAGGACCTATTGTAGGACCTATTGTAGGACCTAGTGTAGGACCTATTGTAGGACCTATTGTAGGACCTATTGTAGGACCTATTGTATTCCCCCACCTCAGGTGCACTACTCGCACCTGA